A stretch of the Thermus thermophilus genome encodes the following:
- a CDS encoding Druantia anti-phage system protein DruA, whose product MPLDITLESWLWDAACAIRGPVGAPKFKDSILPLAFLERLSDVLEEELYRLAEECSNREVALSLVEEERKEGAIAQGRGLVRFYIPEEARWTNIRKQDKGLGQYLTNAVRKKKLSRMVMSVEAELRKRVIEHLRELGFKVENGELALEGNSDKHFLRRLHDAVRRLALYQMQGWVENLWPRLRPYFADGRDINPEAIRPVLVEATTPWQRELFRLARLTWSLPYSKGYGRRLRFLILDEGNRNPEGQPYLMGILALQSPPLSFPPRDRRFQYPPGRKTELVNQTMDIHTLGALPPYSYLLGGKLVALAAASNEVREAYRRKYEGRRTEIEGRVLPAHLVALTTTSAFGRSSLYNRLKYNGEPIAISIGYTEGYGTFHLEPLYPLFREYLEAQGISTRGGYNVGPRIKWQTCVRALERLGFSGALLKHTIRREVFLFPLIHNLDDYMEGRTDEPEYKDLPFADLGAYWRERWLLPRVARVDGWYKWEAEQLLESLLVRNEATGVRSDER is encoded by the coding sequence ATGCCGCTAGACATCACCTTAGAGAGTTGGCTTTGGGACGCCGCCTGCGCCATCCGTGGCCCCGTGGGCGCACCCAAGTTCAAGGACTCTATCCTGCCCCTCGCCTTCCTCGAACGGCTTTCCGACGTGTTGGAGGAGGAGCTATACCGGCTGGCCGAGGAGTGCAGCAACCGGGAGGTGGCCTTAAGCCTCGTGGAGGAGGAGCGTAAAGAGGGCGCAATCGCCCAGGGACGTGGCCTGGTGCGCTTTTACATCCCCGAGGAGGCCCGCTGGACCAACATCCGCAAGCAGGATAAGGGACTAGGCCAGTACCTGACGAATGCCGTACGGAAGAAGAAGCTTTCTAGAATGGTTATGTCGGTCGAAGCGGAGCTGCGTAAACGCGTAATTGAACATCTCCGGGAACTTGGCTTTAAGGTTGAGAATGGGGAATTGGCCTTGGAAGGTAACAGCGATAAGCACTTCCTACGCCGATTGCACGATGCTGTCCGTCGTCTAGCCTTGTACCAGATGCAGGGATGGGTGGAAAACCTGTGGCCGCGCCTCCGTCCCTACTTCGCCGACGGTCGGGATATTAACCCAGAAGCGATCCGTCCCGTGTTAGTAGAGGCCACTACCCCCTGGCAACGCGAGCTTTTCCGGCTGGCGCGGCTCACATGGTCCCTCCCTTACTCCAAGGGATATGGGCGCCGGTTGCGGTTTCTGATTCTGGACGAGGGTAACAGGAACCCAGAAGGCCAGCCGTATCTGATGGGTATTCTGGCGCTCCAATCCCCGCCTCTTTCCTTCCCTCCTCGTGACAGGCGGTTTCAATATCCGCCGGGGCGGAAAACGGAACTGGTCAACCAGACGATGGACATCCATACGCTAGGGGCACTTCCTCCGTACAGCTACCTACTAGGGGGAAAACTAGTCGCTCTGGCTGCTGCCTCAAACGAGGTGCGGGAGGCCTACCGCCGGAAATATGAGGGTCGACGCACCGAAATAGAGGGACGAGTCTTACCAGCCCACTTGGTCGCTCTGACCACTACCAGCGCCTTTGGCCGAAGTAGCCTGTATAATCGTCTCAAATACAATGGCGAGCCGATTGCCATTTCTATCGGCTACACGGAGGGCTACGGAACCTTCCACCTGGAGCCACTCTATCCTCTCTTCCGAGAGTATCTGGAGGCGCAAGGTATCAGCACACGCGGAGGATACAATGTCGGTCCCCGCATCAAATGGCAGACCTGCGTTCGGGCCCTGGAGCGGCTGGGGTTCTCCGGTGCACTATTGAAACACACAATCCGACGGGAGGTGTTCCTTTTCCCTCTGATCCACAACTTGGACGACTATATGGAAGGAAGGACAGACGAACCAGAGTACAAGGATCTCCCCTTTGCGGATTTGGGTGCTTATTGGCGAGAGCGATGGTTACTTCCCCGAGTAGCACGGGTGGATGGCTGGTATAAGTGGGAAGCCGAGCAGTTGCTGGAAAGCCTGCTCGTGCGAAACGAAGCAACTGGAGTGCGTTCCGATGAACGGTGA
- a CDS encoding helix-turn-helix domain-containing protein, with protein MPAPLRIRLTPRTGGPALGAGNRSHGSLQGPAPGPSARKGYLVAVRLAVLGWTAPRIARHLGLDCTTVHRDLRRWLERGIEGLADSKPPGARPRSTSAMSAFLRERLQGEEAWTAPQLLKALEKRFFVTFHPGTVRRKLLEMGYWWKRMRYVPTGKPREVEGFRAALGDAFPPGKHLEAERGG; from the coding sequence ATGCCTGCCCCTCTTCGCATCCGCCTGACCCCCCGAACAGGAGGCCCGGCTCTGGGAGCTGGAAACCGATCCCATGGTTCCCTCCAAGGTCCGGCGCCGGGCCCGTCAGCCCGGAAGGGCTACCTTGTAGCGGTACGCCTGGCCGTCCTGGGGTGGACCGCCCCCAGAATCGCCCGCCACCTGGGCCTAGACTGCACCACCGTCCACCGCGACCTTAGGCGGTGGTTGGAGAGGGGGATAGAGGGTCTTGCGGACAGCAAGCCCCCTGGGGCCAGGCCCCGGTCTACCTCGGCCATGAGCGCCTTCCTGCGGGAGCGTCTGCAGGGGGAGGAGGCCTGGACAGCTCCCCAGCTTCTGAAGGCTTTGGAGAAGCGCTTCTTCGTCACCTTCCATCCGGGGACGGTGCGGCGGAAGCTCTTGGAGATGGGCTACTGGTGGAAGAGGATGCGGTATGTACCCACGGGGAAGCCCCGCGAAGTGGAGGGGTTCAGGGCAGCCTTGGGGGATGCTTTCCCGCCAGGGAAACACCTTGAGGCCGAAAGGGGGGGCTGA
- a CDS encoding ATP-binding protein produces the protein MDIDRLIDEAERIGVVGSPSSTSELALDVLASAADKKLVGEFGLFRFRQDGKNHYALGQITEVKLRNVWHEDPTMRSLIRQRGRVDAVSERQDTHQGEMTVSAVFARDGSNYRPSILGTVPATGTPICLVDDRVLDALLAPYRNQLFYLGRVYGSTPKLPLWFKHFGHGPDGAGEAYHLGIFGKTGSGKSVLAKMILLAYARYPQMAMLVLDPQGEFAKDLRGEPTGEFRLPMNDVLRRLGKPTKVLSVRDLVLDRWELFAQILYESPFFEQLSVPKGENRELACQTLTDRLRRAKVHLRDLHTRDAFDKAWQLLGEEQIQKVFYRSESSRARFQSMYEEADPDQFYNAYWRPVTWLFREDRKDAQKVDSLLYQLLVPKEKEGTRPLMVIDLSEEQARKASGDVSSLPLFGGNADVQDQPTMLWNETIQALVVKRLLEGIRSAAEAAYKESRSLNTLVLMDEAHRLAPREDPENQEKKAIRELLIDAARTTRKYGVGWMFISQTLSSLHRGIVEQLRIFFFGFGLGMGQEFRALSELVGGRSKALDLYQLFRDPHSAFDVASREYSFMTIGPVSPLSFSGTPLFFNVFNRVEEFLEANFGKHNLGRSS, from the coding sequence GTGGACATCGATCGGCTGATCGACGAGGCTGAACGCATCGGTGTTGTGGGATCGCCCTCTTCGACCTCGGAATTGGCGCTGGATGTTCTGGCCAGCGCGGCGGATAAGAAACTGGTGGGGGAGTTCGGTCTCTTCCGGTTCCGGCAGGACGGCAAGAACCACTACGCCCTGGGGCAGATCACCGAAGTGAAGTTGCGCAACGTGTGGCACGAGGACCCGACAATGCGCAGCCTCATCCGCCAGCGGGGACGGGTGGACGCGGTGAGCGAGCGACAGGACACCCACCAAGGGGAGATGACGGTCAGCGCCGTGTTCGCTCGCGACGGCAGCAACTACCGCCCCAGCATCCTGGGCACCGTCCCCGCTACCGGCACCCCCATCTGTCTGGTAGACGACCGGGTCCTGGACGCCTTGCTGGCCCCCTACCGGAACCAACTCTTCTACCTGGGGCGGGTGTACGGCTCCACGCCCAAGTTGCCCCTTTGGTTCAAGCACTTCGGCCACGGTCCCGATGGCGCCGGCGAGGCGTATCACCTGGGCATCTTCGGCAAGACCGGATCCGGCAAGTCGGTGCTGGCTAAGATGATCCTCCTGGCCTACGCCCGATACCCGCAGATGGCCATGCTGGTGTTGGACCCCCAGGGGGAGTTTGCCAAGGATCTGCGCGGGGAACCGACGGGGGAGTTTCGTCTTCCGATGAACGACGTGCTCCGCCGGCTGGGTAAACCCACTAAGGTTCTTAGTGTACGGGATTTGGTTCTAGATCGGTGGGAACTGTTCGCTCAGATTCTCTACGAGTCGCCTTTCTTCGAGCAGTTGAGTGTCCCCAAAGGGGAGAACCGTGAACTGGCATGCCAGACATTGACCGATCGGCTCAGGCGGGCAAAGGTGCATCTGCGAGACCTGCACACTCGGGACGCCTTTGATAAGGCTTGGCAACTCCTGGGGGAGGAACAGATCCAAAAAGTGTTTTACCGTTCGGAGAGTTCTCGGGCGCGGTTCCAGTCGATGTATGAAGAGGCCGACCCCGACCAGTTTTACAACGCCTATTGGAGGCCAGTCACCTGGTTGTTCCGCGAGGATCGAAAGGATGCTCAAAAGGTGGACTCTCTGCTTTACCAACTGTTGGTACCCAAAGAGAAAGAGGGAACCCGGCCGCTGATGGTCATCGATCTCTCCGAGGAACAGGCGAGGAAAGCCTCGGGCGACGTTTCCTCTCTGCCCCTGTTCGGAGGCAATGCCGACGTGCAGGATCAACCCACGATGCTCTGGAACGAAACGATTCAGGCCCTCGTGGTCAAACGGCTGCTGGAGGGAATCCGAAGCGCGGCCGAGGCGGCTTACAAAGAGAGCCGGAGCCTCAACACCCTAGTTCTTATGGACGAAGCCCATCGGCTAGCGCCCCGAGAGGATCCGGAGAATCAGGAGAAGAAGGCCATTCGGGAATTGCTCATCGATGCCGCGCGCACGACCCGCAAGTACGGCGTGGGCTGGATGTTCATCAGCCAGACCCTCTCCAGCCTGCATCGGGGGATCGTGGAGCAGTTGCGCATCTTCTTCTTCGGCTTCGGCCTGGGAATGGGGCAGGAGTTCCGCGCGTTGAGCGAGTTGGTCGGCGGCCGAAGCAAGGCTCTGGACCTTTATCAGTTGTTCAGAGACCCACACTCGGCCTTCGATGTGGCTTCGCGGGAGTACTCATTTATGACTATTGGCCCTGTCTCTCCACTTTCCTTCTCTGGAACACCCCTTTTCTTCAACGTCTTTAACAGGGTTGAGGAGTTTTTAGAAGCAAACTTTGGGAAACACAACTTAGGCCGCTCTTCTTGA
- a CDS encoding DNA double-strand break repair nuclease NurA, which translates to MNGENERPFADLPAALVEEMLIRTEPLSQRMQADFERLRAERRQRRQALEESGLLRREGELPAVSVPTTCGVDGAYALERLVATDLVAAAAVAVEGLTPPSETRFWPEPRHRVYVDAEAHEEETGTLARAVMMGMELELASQAPHDVVFLDGSLTTPLIYFNQALNRAIQTPDLRLTAHLRDHTLNYLKAYHTVLQARRTDRAWVAVPKYSVRREIGERFKWEMDDRAMLTNLLEPGEFTDPQRLESPRQPWHINLDLLPEEIRGQAEKLRDEIIHLLEEVRVVYYRPWAWLPALRLEMSRTVAENRARLATVIQALRFQCSAPGMLEPYPLYLADRMVKHLGRAVPALRQVTSQRLAVTYGGDIGDVFLNLHGYRTEGGR; encoded by the coding sequence ATGAACGGTGAAAACGAACGTCCATTTGCTGATCTACCCGCTGCTTTGGTGGAAGAGATGCTGATCCGGACAGAGCCATTGAGTCAGCGGATGCAGGCCGATTTTGAACGACTGCGGGCTGAACGCCGTCAGCGCCGTCAAGCGCTGGAGGAAAGCGGCCTTCTCCGCCGGGAAGGAGAACTACCTGCTGTCTCCGTCCCCACCACCTGCGGGGTAGATGGGGCCTACGCCCTGGAGCGGCTGGTGGCGACCGATCTGGTGGCGGCCGCCGCGGTCGCGGTGGAGGGGCTTACGCCACCTTCGGAGACCCGCTTCTGGCCGGAGCCACGCCACCGGGTTTATGTGGATGCCGAGGCGCACGAGGAGGAGACAGGCACCCTGGCCCGGGCGGTGATGATGGGAATGGAACTGGAACTGGCGAGCCAGGCCCCGCACGATGTAGTCTTCCTGGACGGCTCCCTTACTACCCCGCTCATCTACTTCAACCAGGCCCTCAACCGAGCGATCCAGACCCCCGACCTTCGCCTCACCGCCCACTTGCGCGATCATACCCTGAACTACCTCAAGGCTTACCACACGGTCCTCCAGGCCCGCCGCACTGACAGGGCATGGGTAGCGGTGCCCAAGTACTCAGTCCGCCGGGAGATCGGTGAGCGGTTTAAATGGGAGATGGACGACCGGGCAATGCTCACGAACCTTCTGGAGCCTGGGGAGTTTACCGACCCCCAAAGGCTGGAATCGCCAAGGCAGCCCTGGCACATCAATCTGGATCTTCTTCCCGAGGAGATCCGTGGGCAGGCGGAAAAGCTGCGGGATGAGATCATCCATCTGCTGGAGGAAGTGCGCGTTGTTTATTACCGCCCTTGGGCCTGGCTGCCGGCCCTGCGGCTGGAGATGAGCCGCACCGTGGCGGAGAACCGGGCTCGGCTGGCAACGGTGATCCAGGCGCTGCGCTTTCAGTGCAGCGCGCCGGGGATGCTGGAGCCGTACCCCCTTTACCTGGCCGACCGGATGGTGAAACACCTGGGCCGGGCAGTACCTGCCCTGCGCCAGGTGACCAGCCAGCGGCTGGCCGTGACTTACGGCGGGGACATCGGCGATGTGTTCCTGAACCTGCACGGCTACCGTACAGAAGGCGGCCGTTAG
- a CDS encoding M48 family metallopeptidase: MHGHLWEGAAVSREILLAEVRAWAQRIGVEDRLRKVQTRPMQRKWASVSSRGRLTLNEELLTQPAEVRWAVIVHELVHLKLRNGAHSELFRALVQAYLEGTL; encoded by the coding sequence ATGCATGGGCACTTATGGGAGGGTGCGGCGGTGAGCCGGGAGATCCTTCTGGCAGAGGTACGCGCCTGGGCGCAGCGCATCGGCGTAGAAGACCGCCTTCGCAAGGTGCAGACCCGCCCCATGCAGCGCAAGTGGGCGAGCGTCTCCTCCCGCGGCCGGCTGACCTTAAACGAAGAGCTTTTGACCCAACCGGCGGAGGTGCGCTGGGCGGTGATTGTCCACGAGTTGGTGCACCTCAAGCTCCGAAACGGGGCCCACAGCGAGCTTTTCCGGGCGCTGGTGCAGGCCTATTTGGAGGGGACTTTGTAG